A genomic segment from Vicia villosa cultivar HV-30 ecotype Madison, WI unplaced genomic scaffold, Vvil1.0 ctg.000402F_1_1, whole genome shotgun sequence encodes:
- the LOC131627837 gene encoding uncharacterized protein LOC131627837, with protein MAYCRKQQGNSYRQEGHWRSSSCNGKPPLDNRFQIPTVPLWEKKFCASVGSVPWGKLVENKRYIYLHDNVMNWDDSAVKEAFENAKYRFWAEINGFPCDIPLPDPNVYIDDVDSNASVDSELYLDLERESEVTNVEENGEEVVIFGDSFILNQSFSGPGWGDEDEETKPFETKYDSPGWELKQHQDNETNSWEQCAALVDSRNVSEEWNWREGYGGDLCHKYQQGRNGGNGYNYNKNRESNMSWSKNTGYRHGTNEYPMNRGRRRNRGGGGRRGNFAYVEKGPTPRPSAW; from the coding sequence ATGGCTTATTGCAGAAAACAACAAGGGAATAGTTATCGTCAAGAGGGTCATTGGCGATCCTCATCTTGTAACGGAAAACCGCCGTTGGATAACCGTTTTCAGATACCAACGGTTCCTTTGTGGGAAAAGAAGTTCTGTGCTTCGGTTGGTTCAGTTCCATGGGGGAAGCTAGTGGAGAACAAGAGGTATATATATCTGCATGACAATGTGATGAACTGGGATGATTCTGCTGTCAAAGAGGCGTTTGAGAATGCAAAGTACAGGTTTTGGGCTGAGATTAATGGATTTCCTTGTGATATACCGTTGCCGGATCCTAATGTTTATATCGACGATGTGGATTCGAATGCAAGCGTTGATAGTGAACTTTATTTGGATTTGGAAAGAGAATCAGAGGTCACGAATGTGGAAGAAAATGGCGAGGAGGTTGTGATTTTCGGGGATTCTTTTATATTGAATCAGTCCTTTTCTGGGCCTGGATGGGGGGATGAAGACGAAGAAACAAAGCCTTTTGAAACAAAGTATGATTCCCCGGGATGGGAATTGAAGCAGCATCAAGATAATGAAACAAACTCGTGGGAGCAATGTGCTGCTTTGGTTGATAGTCGAAATGTTTCGGAGGAATGGAATTGGAGAGAGGGATATGGTGGTGACTTGTGTCACAAGTATCAACAAGGAAGAAATGGTGGCAATGGATATAACTATAACAAAAATAGAGAAAGCAATATGTCATGGTCTAAGAACACGGGATATCGTCATGGTACGAATGAGTATCCAATGaatcgaggaagaagaagaaatcgaGGTGGAGGAGGAAGGAGGGGAAATTTTGCTTATGTGGAGAAGGGACCTACTCCTAGACCTAGTGCATGGTAA